A single region of the Palaemon carinicauda isolate YSFRI2023 chromosome 17, ASM3689809v2, whole genome shotgun sequence genome encodes:
- the LOC137656897 gene encoding uncharacterized protein, translating into MVSHGGKLMVDKGTVEGVEVNVFRDPGCTTVLVKRALVPKHKFTGKYVDLKMANNQVFRYPEAIVDVVSPYFTGETLAACMPDPIYDLVIGAIDGSTDGLSTEVSAVTTRLQNQMQEKKLKGPSKLKVKEVINLMQKENIGKLQAEDGTLKKVFEHAKSNRVFVKTKNKSHCFVVKKGILYCRVQNEGIINDQLVVPDKFRHAVIELAHDSLMSGHLGIQKTTARIQSNFYWPGMSVQITRFCRSCDACQRTVDKGRVKKVKLGRMPLIQEPFQRVAVDIVGPIEPRASDGSRYILTIVDYATRYPEAVALKNIDSVTVAEALLSVFSRVGIPKEVLSDRGTQFTSEVMREFNRLLSIKSITTTPYHAMCNGLVEKFNGVLKKMLRRMCTEQPKMWPRYIDPLLFAYREVPQSSTKFSPFELVYGHTVRGPLSLLRELWENEDNAIEDSTRTTYEYVVDMRERLQDTCRLAQEELERARDKYQCYYDKNACKREINEGDKVLLLLPTSNNKLLVQWQGPFEVVKKVNRYNFVLNINGVERKYHINMLKLYYDRISEGNNVKGKSVEAEGSGDLKSGAVLFTDDQESDDLACVAVISEDSDEYEVTVVLSDIQSEDVSNVKINQELSEDKKEEVARILQEYKNVFTDVPGRTNVIEHVINLSSKGPVRCRPYPVPYALQQDIDREIERMLKLGVIECSNSPYATPLIVVKKKDGSNRMCLDFRKINKLTVFDSEPMPDQNLIMTRVSKSRYFTKIDLSKGYWQIPLEKESREVTAFQTNRGLLQFTTMPFGLVNAGATFNRMMRKLFNGVKNVELFVDDILIHSQGWEEHKETLRLVLDILRKAFLTAKPSKTEIGYFSVEYLGSKIGNGISRTAEDKVSKVLNVDTPKTKREVKSFLGLTGYYRHYIPDYATIAAPLTDLIKKSQPNVVNWSLCHQESFEKLKNILSSHPIVKLPDLTKDFVLQVDASNVGLGAILMQYVDGERWPVQYASRKLKGAEQNYSVIEKECLAVVWAVKKFYQYLYGKAFVIESDHQPLKYLNSAGHINSRLMRWAMYLQQFEYTIYNIPGKENVGPDCLSRL; encoded by the coding sequence TGGTTAGTCATGGGGGCAAGTTAATGGTGGATAAAGGTACAGTGGAAGGAGTAGAGGTTAATGTATTTCGTGATCCCGGGTGTACCACGGTGTTAGTTAAGAGGGCTTTAGTGCCGAAACACAAGTTTACTGGTAAGTATGTTGACCTTAAAATGGCTAATAACCAAGTTTTTAGATATCCTGAGGCTATTGTTGATGTTGTCTCGCCATATTTCACGGGCGAAACCTTAGCTGCCTGCATGCCTGATCCTATTTATGATTTAGTGATTGGGGCTATTGATGGTTCGACTGACGGGTTGAGTACGGAGGTTAGTGCTGTTACTACCCGACTGCAGAAtcaaatgcaagagaaaaagttaaagggaccgtcaaagcttaaggtcaaagaagttataaatttaatgcagaaagagaatatagggaaattacaggctgaagatgggacgctaaaaaaggtttttgagcatgcaaagtcaaatagggtctttgtgaagactaaaaataaatctcattgcttcgtagttaagaaaggtatattatattgtagagtgcaaaatgaaggcattattaatgatcagttagttgttcctgataaatttcgtcatgcagtaatagaattggctcacgattccttaatgagtggacatttaggaatacagaaaaccacagcacgtatacaaagtaatttttattggccAGGTATGTCGGTGCAGATAACAAGATTTTGCAGGTCGTGTGACGCTTGTCAACGCACGGTTGACAAGGGAAGAGTTAAAAAGGTGAAGTTGGGAAGAATGCCCCTGATTCAAGAACCCTTTCAGCGTGTTGCGGTGGACATAGTGGGTCCGATTGAACCCCGTGCCAGCGACGGATCAAGATATATTCTCACCATTGTTGACTATGCTACACGTTATCCTGAGGCAGTAGCTCTGAAGAATATAGATTCAGTTACTGTAGCTGAGGCTTTGCTGTCGGTATTCAGTCgagtgggaattccaaaggaggtgttatctgacaggggaacacagttcacctctgaagtaatgcgtgaatttaatcgcttgttatctattaagagtattactactaccccatatcatgctatgtgcaatggtttagtagaaaagtttaatggagtgttgaagaaaatgctcagacgtatgtgtacagaacaaccaaagatgtggcctaggtacatcgatcctttattatttgcatatcgtgaagttccgcagtctagtaccaaattctctccgtttgagttagtatatggtcatactgtgaggggaccacttagtttattgagggagctgtgggaaaatgaagataatgcaattgaggatagcacgaggaccacgtacgagtatgtagtagacatgagagaaaggttacaggatacatgtaggctagctcaagaagagttagagagggctagagataagtatcagtgttactatgataaaaatgcttgtaaaagggaaataaatgaaggggacaaggtcctgttgctgttgcccacaagtaacaataagcttctagtgcagtggcaaggtccatttgaagtggtaaagaaagttaataggtataattttgttcttaatattaatggggttgagcgcaaataccacattaacatgcttaagttatactatgataggataagcgaaggcaataacgtgaagggtaagtctgttgaggcagagggcagtggggatctcaaatctggagctgtacttttcacagatgatcaggagagtgatgatcttgcatgtgtggcagtgattagtgaggatagtgatgaatatgaggtaacagttgtgctgagtgatattcagagtgaagacgtgtctaatgttaaaattaatcaggagttatctgaagataaaaaggaggaggtagctagaatattacaagaatacaagaatgtgtttactgatgtaccaggtagaactaatgtgattgaacatgtgataaacctgtctagtaagggtcctgtaaggtgtagaccatatcctgtaccttatgctctgcagcaagatatagatagggagattgaaagaatgctcaaattaggagttatcgagtgctcaaattctccttatgctacacctttgatagtggtgaagaaaaaagatggcagtaaccggatgtgcttagattttaggaagataaacaagcttacggtatttgattcggaacccatgccagatcagaacttaattatgactcgcgtaagtaagagcaggtattttacgaaaattgacctctctaaaggatattggcaaataccTTTAGAAAAAGAGAGTAGAGAAGTAACCGCTTTTCAAACTAATAGAGGACTCCTTCAGTTTACAACTATGCCATTTGGTTTGgtaaatgctggtgctacttttaaccgtatgatgaggaaattatttaatggtgtgaaaaatgtagagctgtttgttgatgatattttgattcattcacaggggtgggaagagcacaaggaaactctgcggctggtactggatattttaagaaaagcatttctcacagctaagccgtccaaaacggaaattggttatttttcagttgagtatttgggcagtaagatcggtaacggtatatctcggacagctgaggacaaagtaagtaaggtattaaatgtagacacaccaaagacaaaaagggaggtaaagtcttttcttggtttgactggatactatcgccattatatccctgactatgctactattgctgcacctctaacagatcttataaagaaatctcaacccaatgtagtaaactggagcctgtgtcaccaagaatcttttgaaaagttaaagaacattttaagtagccatccaatagttaagttgcctgatttaaccaaagattttgtgttgcaggtagatgcatcaaatgtgggtttaggggcaatccttatgcaatatgttgatggggaacgttggccagtgcaatatgctagcaggaaactcaaaggtgcagagcagaattactctgtaatcgagaaggaatgcctcgcagtagtgtgggctgtaaagaagttttaccaatatctatacgggaaggcattcgtcatagaatctgatcaccaacctttgaagtacttaaactctgctggtcacattaacagtagactaatgcgctgggccatgtatttacaacagtttgaatataccatatataatattcctggtaaagaaaatgttggtccagactgcttgagtaggttgtaa